From a single Pseudodesulfovibrio sp. JC047 genomic region:
- a CDS encoding histidine phosphatase family protein: protein MTTYFCMRHGLTDWNKASRIQGIQDTSLNDEGREMARKWAKTLAQGNFECIVTSSLDRAKETAAIINETLKVPMFEDSRLGEQDWGDWTGLDNTDLQKIKKQVKKQEYKGFEFRPPHGESRNDVLMRACDALIDFSEDHPDVAVLVVTHSCVLKSLVYALSGLEFMPNEPLPIKPYHLHRIECLDNELAPGQFNMEL from the coding sequence ATGACCACGTATTTTTGTATGCGTCACGGACTGACCGACTGGAATAAGGCATCCAGAATTCAGGGGATACAGGACACGTCCCTGAATGATGAAGGTCGTGAAATGGCTCGAAAATGGGCAAAAACACTGGCCCAAGGCAATTTTGAGTGCATTGTGACCAGTTCCCTTGATCGGGCCAAAGAAACGGCTGCAATCATCAATGAGACCCTCAAGGTGCCGATGTTCGAAGACAGCCGTCTCGGCGAACAGGACTGGGGAGATTGGACCGGACTGGATAATACTGATCTGCAAAAAATAAAGAAACAGGTCAAAAAGCAGGAATATAAAGGGTTTGAATTTCGACCGCCACACGGTGAAAGTCGGAATGACGTGTTGATGCGGGCCTGTGACGCGTTGATCGATTTTTCCGAGGATCATCCGGACGTTGCCGTTCTGGTGGTGACCCACAGTTGTGTGCTCAAATCATTGGTTTATGCGTTGAGCGGATTGGAATTCATGCCCAACGAACCGCTTCCCATCAAACCGTATCACTTGCATCGAATTGAATGTCTGGACAATGAGTTGGCCCCGGGTCAATTCAATATGGAGTTGTAA
- a CDS encoding glycosyltransferase, with translation MRIVFYCQHVLGVGHMFRSLEIVKGLANHEVILVTGGAKVDFDPPANMTQIQLPGLMMDSKFTRFIPLEEGAEVDEVLVRRLRQFKAIMAEYQPDIFMVELFPFGRKKFRFELLPILKKVRKGEYGTCKAVCSVRDILVEKNDMKRQVERVHGYLNPNFDHVLVHSDPNLVTLDETFPGVDGIVPEVHYTGYVARQPDPIETAALADELNLGDTPLIVASVGGGHIGHDMLTGIMGASPLLQGTHPHKLVMFTGPYATDAHVQELQARAAAHDHITVKRFTKRFLAYLELARLSVSLGGYNTTMNLLATNTFGLMYPFLQNREQNMRARRIEEKGGLRVITSDDLVPSILTSHMARALDQKATPLGLDLNGGPNSARILESIFAQ, from the coding sequence ATGCGTATTGTCTTTTATTGTCAGCACGTCCTTGGTGTGGGGCACATGTTCCGTTCACTTGAAATTGTCAAAGGCCTGGCCAACCACGAGGTCATTCTCGTAACAGGCGGTGCCAAGGTCGATTTCGATCCCCCGGCCAACATGACGCAGATTCAACTTCCCGGTCTGATGATGGATTCCAAATTCACCCGTTTCATTCCGCTTGAAGAAGGGGCTGAGGTCGATGAGGTTCTGGTTCGTCGTCTGCGGCAATTCAAGGCGATCATGGCCGAATATCAGCCGGATATTTTCATGGTCGAACTTTTTCCCTTTGGCCGCAAAAAGTTCCGTTTCGAGCTGCTGCCCATTCTCAAGAAAGTTCGCAAGGGAGAATACGGCACCTGCAAGGCCGTCTGTAGCGTGCGAGATATTCTCGTTGAAAAAAATGACATGAAACGGCAGGTCGAGCGCGTTCATGGCTATCTCAACCCGAATTTCGACCATGTGCTGGTCCATTCCGATCCCAATCTGGTCACGCTTGACGAGACCTTCCCCGGTGTGGACGGCATTGTCCCCGAAGTGCATTATACCGGCTATGTCGCACGCCAGCCCGATCCCATCGAAACCGCTGCCCTGGCTGATGAATTGAACTTGGGTGACACCCCGCTTATCGTCGCTTCCGTTGGCGGTGGTCACATTGGGCACGACATGCTCACTGGTATCATGGGCGCGTCTCCCCTGCTTCAGGGAACCCATCCGCACAAACTTGTCATGTTCACTGGTCCCTATGCCACCGACGCGCATGTTCAGGAACTTCAAGCCCGGGCCGCTGCGCATGACCACATCACGGTGAAGCGATTCACCAAACGCTTCCTCGCCTATCTGGAATTGGCCCGATTGTCGGTCTCTCTCGGCGGTTACAACACCACCATGAACCTGTTGGCCACCAACACCTTTGGATTGATGTATCCGTTCCTCCAGAACCGTGAGCAGAATATGCGCGCCCGGCGTATTGAAGAAAAAGGCGGATTGCGTGTCATCACATCCGACGACCTCGTTCCGTCCATCCTTACCAGTCACATGGCACGGGCACTTGATCAGAAGGCCACTCCGCTTGGTTTGGACCTGAACGGTGGGCCGAATAGTGCCCGGATCTTGGAATCGATCTTTGCGCAATAA
- a CDS encoding enoyl-ACP reductase, producing MLLKGKKALIFGVVNDRSIAYGIARQFKEHGARLAFSYAAEPIKRRLEPICEELGGEFMFKCDVTSDDEIAAGAQLVKEQWGDVDILVHSIAYANREDLKGRFIDTSREGYKVALDVSSFSLVALCRAYEKLLKPGGSVLTLSYYGAGKVVANYNAMGVAKAALEACVRYLSVDLGQADVRINAISAGPVKTMAASGISGFKSILGRIEEKAPLHRNITIDDVGKTALYLASDLSSGTTGDIVFVDSGYNIMGV from the coding sequence ATGCTTTTAAAAGGAAAAAAAGCCCTGATATTTGGTGTGGTCAACGATCGATCCATTGCCTATGGAATCGCTCGGCAATTCAAGGAACATGGTGCCCGTCTCGCCTTCAGTTACGCCGCAGAGCCGATCAAGCGTCGGCTCGAACCGATCTGTGAAGAACTTGGCGGCGAGTTCATGTTCAAATGTGATGTGACCTCTGACGATGAAATTGCCGCAGGTGCGCAGCTCGTCAAGGAACAATGGGGCGATGTGGACATTCTTGTTCACTCCATTGCTTATGCCAATCGTGAAGATCTCAAGGGACGCTTCATCGATACCAGTCGTGAAGGCTACAAGGTCGCTTTGGATGTGTCTTCTTTTTCATTGGTCGCCCTGTGCCGTGCCTATGAAAAATTGCTCAAGCCCGGTGGGTCCGTTTTGACACTCAGTTATTACGGTGCCGGAAAAGTCGTGGCCAACTACAATGCCATGGGTGTCGCCAAGGCCGCTCTCGAAGCCTGTGTACGCTATCTTTCCGTGGATCTCGGACAGGCTGATGTCCGCATCAACGCCATCTCTGCCGGTCCGGTCAAGACCATGGCTGCGTCCGGTATTTCCGGTTTCAAGTCCATTCTTGGTCGTATCGAGGAAAAAGCCCCTTTGCATCGAAATATCACCATCGATGACGTTGGCAAAACCGCGCTCTATCTCGCCTCGGATCTCTCTTCTGGAACAACCGGCGATATCGTGTTTGTCGATTCCGGCTACAACATCATGGGTGTCTAA
- a CDS encoding phage capsid protein — MSTTVSNGFVTQYVEMVHQAYQAQGSKMRQTVRLQTEVEGSKCVFQKVGKGAAGKKTRHGNVPLMNLNHSNVSCTLSDWYAAEYIDKLDELKDKGDEKQVAANAGAWALGRKIDELIITKLGGAANVVAQADTGLTKDKILQAFGTMNANDVPDDGHRFAVVGPHQWNELLNIQEFKSSDYAGEQYPWLKGTESRTWLGITWMFHTGLPLDDGMRKCFVYHRNAAGLAEGQQVKAFVDWVPEKAAHLVDHMLSAGACLIDPDGVIEIQCDDDAVIL; from the coding sequence ATGTCCACAACTGTCAGTAATGGTTTTGTCACCCAATATGTTGAAATGGTCCATCAGGCCTATCAGGCCCAGGGATCAAAGATGCGCCAGACCGTCCGGCTTCAAACCGAAGTCGAAGGGTCGAAATGCGTTTTTCAGAAAGTCGGCAAGGGCGCGGCAGGCAAGAAAACCCGCCACGGCAACGTCCCGCTCATGAATCTCAATCACTCGAATGTGTCCTGCACGCTGTCTGATTGGTATGCCGCCGAGTACATCGACAAGCTCGATGAACTCAAGGACAAGGGCGATGAGAAACAGGTCGCCGCCAACGCCGGAGCCTGGGCCTTGGGCCGCAAGATCGACGAACTCATCATCACCAAACTCGGCGGGGCCGCCAACGTGGTCGCCCAAGCCGATACCGGGCTGACCAAGGACAAGATCCTTCAGGCCTTTGGAACGATGAACGCCAACGACGTGCCGGACGACGGCCACCGTTTCGCGGTTGTCGGGCCGCATCAGTGGAATGAATTGCTCAATATCCAGGAATTCAAGTCCAGCGACTATGCGGGCGAACAATATCCCTGGCTCAAAGGCACCGAATCCCGCACCTGGCTCGGCATCACCTGGATGTTCCACACCGGCCTGCCGCTGGATGACGGAATGCGCAAGTGCTTTGTCTATCATCGCAATGCCGCCGGGCTGGCAGAAGGGCAGCAGGTCAAGGCCTTCGTGGACTGGGTGCCGGAAAAAGCCGCGCATCTGGTTGACCACATGCTCAGTGCCGGAGCCTGTCTGATCGACCCCGACGGCGTCATCGAAATCCAGTGCGACGACGACGCAGTGATTCTCTAA
- a CDS encoding secondary thiamine-phosphate synthase enzyme YjbQ, whose protein sequence is MKSYRKELFFEVPTRRAFINITDDVEACLRESGIREGLCLVNAMHITASVFINDDESGLHHDYEVWLEKLAPHEPVNQYRHNGYEDNADAHMKRQVMGREVVVAITDGQLDFGTWERIFYGEFDGRRRKRVLVKIIGE, encoded by the coding sequence ATGAAATCATATCGCAAGGAATTGTTTTTCGAGGTCCCGACACGCCGGGCGTTCATCAATATCACGGATGACGTGGAGGCCTGCCTGCGGGAATCCGGCATTCGTGAAGGCCTGTGCCTGGTGAATGCGATGCATATTACGGCGTCGGTGTTCATCAATGATGACGAATCCGGTCTGCACCATGACTATGAGGTCTGGCTGGAGAAACTCGCTCCACACGAGCCGGTGAATCAGTATCGGCATAACGGATACGAGGATAATGCGGACGCCCATATGAAGCGGCAGGTCATGGGTCGGGAAGTCGTGGTGGCGATCACGGACGGCCAACTCGACTTCGGCACCTGGGAGCGCATTTTTTACGGAGAATTCGATGGTCGCCGCCGGAAACGCGTCCTGGTTAAGATCATCGGCGAATAA
- the purT gene encoding formate-dependent phosphoribosylglycinamide formyltransferase, whose translation MTLLGTAKTASAKKMMLLGGGELGKEVAIEAQRLGVEVIVVDRYEDTPAMQVAHRSYTMSMLDGDALRRVITEEKPDYIVPEIEAIATATLVELEKEGFNVVPTANATKLTMDREGIRRLAAEEVGLTTSPYRFADTEEEYRAAVAEIGIPCVIKPVMSSSGKGQSTVKSEADIQKAWEYSQSGGRTGEGRIIVEKFVPFDYEITLLTVRHVDGTTFCEPIGHRQDNGDYRESWQPQPMSEAALAKAQDYARKITDALGGRGLFGVELFVKDDDILFSEVSPRPHDTGLVTVISQDLSEFALHVRAILGLPIPGIRQYGAAASSVILSNGTSDKPAFDGVDDALREPDTNMLIFGKGECAGVRRLGVALALADDVTSAVEKAKKVSSAVTVSY comes from the coding sequence ATGACACTATTGGGAACAGCCAAAACGGCATCTGCAAAGAAAATGATGCTGCTTGGTGGTGGCGAGCTTGGTAAGGAAGTTGCGATTGAAGCGCAGCGTCTTGGCGTTGAGGTCATTGTGGTTGACCGCTATGAAGACACCCCTGCCATGCAGGTGGCGCACCGCTCTTATACCATGTCCATGCTGGATGGCGATGCGCTTCGTCGAGTCATCACAGAAGAGAAACCCGACTATATTGTGCCTGAAATCGAGGCGATTGCCACGGCGACTTTGGTCGAGCTTGAAAAAGAGGGATTCAATGTTGTCCCCACTGCCAATGCCACGAAGCTGACAATGGATCGTGAAGGGATTCGGCGTCTTGCCGCTGAAGAGGTCGGTCTGACCACGTCGCCTTACCGCTTTGCCGACACAGAAGAAGAATACCGGGCGGCCGTGGCTGAAATCGGCATCCCCTGTGTGATCAAGCCTGTCATGAGCTCTTCAGGAAAAGGCCAATCCACGGTGAAAAGTGAGGCCGATATCCAAAAGGCGTGGGAGTATTCCCAGTCTGGCGGACGCACTGGCGAAGGGCGTATCATTGTCGAAAAATTCGTTCCTTTTGATTATGAAATTACCCTTTTGACCGTGCGTCACGTCGATGGAACAACATTTTGTGAGCCGATTGGGCACCGACAGGACAATGGGGATTATCGGGAATCCTGGCAGCCGCAACCCATGAGTGAGGCCGCCCTTGCCAAAGCGCAAGACTATGCTCGCAAAATTACAGACGCTCTGGGTGGGCGCGGCCTTTTTGGGGTTGAACTTTTTGTCAAAGATGATGATATCCTCTTCAGCGAAGTCTCCCCTCGCCCGCACGACACGGGACTGGTGACTGTCATCTCTCAGGATTTGAGTGAATTTGCCCTGCATGTACGAGCTATTTTGGGCTTGCCGATTCCGGGTATCCGTCAATACGGAGCCGCCGCTTCGAGTGTGATCTTATCCAACGGCACATCAGACAAACCCGCCTTTGATGGCGTTGATGATGCGCTTCGCGAGCCGGATACAAATATGCTGATTTTCGGTAAAGGCGAATGTGCTGGAGTCCGTCGGCTTGGCGTTGCCCTGGCCCTTGCTGATGACGTGACGAGTGCTGTGGAGAAGGCAAAAAAAGTTTCTTCTGCGGTCACTGTTTCATATTAG
- the yaaA gene encoding peroxide stress protein YaaA yields the protein MKTRLLIPPSEGKADGGKNNPLKSVSGITADLLAAIEKADPQKLYGLKEKALKKAQAVNANVLNSKTLPAIERYTGVVYDAIAYHTLKNTSDFNDKVRIVSGLFGLVAPTDLIPNYRLKIDKLQAAKRWVNANSEQLKNTFVIDVLPQAHKKAVRYEHGIEVEFVLKKAGKKMPAGHQGKHIKGRFVRWLIENAITDPKQFIDFTEEGYTWTGELFLKNV from the coding sequence ATGAAAACTCGTCTCTTGATTCCACCCTCTGAGGGAAAGGCTGATGGAGGGAAGAACAATCCCTTGAAGTCTGTATCGGGCATCACGGCTGACTTGCTTGCTGCGATTGAAAAAGCTGATCCTCAAAAATTATATGGACTCAAGGAAAAGGCGCTCAAAAAAGCACAGGCTGTCAACGCCAACGTCCTCAATTCAAAAACACTGCCAGCAATCGAACGCTATACGGGTGTTGTGTACGACGCTATTGCATATCACACGCTGAAAAACACATCCGACTTCAACGACAAAGTGCGCATCGTCTCAGGATTGTTCGGCCTTGTTGCCCCGACTGATTTGATTCCCAACTATCGTTTGAAAATTGATAAACTCCAGGCCGCCAAAAGGTGGGTAAATGCCAATTCAGAGCAATTGAAAAACACCTTTGTCATTGATGTCTTGCCGCAAGCACACAAGAAAGCGGTCAGATATGAGCATGGAATTGAAGTCGAATTCGTCCTGAAAAAAGCAGGAAAAAAGATGCCGGCCGGTCATCAGGGAAAACACATCAAAGGTCGATTTGTCAGATGGCTTATTGAAAATGCCATCACCGACCCAAAGCAATTCATAGATTTCACGGAAGAAGGGTATACGTGGACTGGTGAACTCTTCTTGAAGAACGTTTGA
- a CDS encoding purine nucleoside permease, with product MKMKELKVMVIALIMLVGMASSAVAAAPVKIKVFVGAQFEIGKLSGDKAGEFQHWYEGYLKDSTEYTVVGAERPVWVNKDGVAGSVLGMGKVRSSSSMTAILANPQFDFSDTYFIITGCGGTPPSVGTVASVFWADYLVDYDLGHRWGAGEVPEGQPLFSLRKGYEAVRTITINPELVKRAFELTKDTPLKDSEMSQKYRQKYPQKTAQRTPFVGVGTHVASDTFFHGPTLSKEAQYVCDVNNAGTYIITEMEGVAVGYVIKKFGHGDRVLSLRTAVNFDQGNPNETTLEHLDPAPGNYPGGFSTGIRNTYDVGSVFVNEVVSHWSEWKDGVPAK from the coding sequence ATGAAAATGAAAGAATTGAAGGTCATGGTCATTGCCCTGATCATGTTGGTTGGCATGGCCAGCTCGGCAGTGGCTGCGGCCCCCGTCAAGATCAAGGTCTTTGTGGGTGCCCAGTTTGAAATAGGCAAACTGAGCGGCGACAAGGCCGGTGAATTTCAGCACTGGTATGAAGGGTATCTCAAAGATTCGACGGAATATACGGTTGTCGGGGCCGAGCGGCCTGTCTGGGTCAACAAGGACGGCGTGGCCGGCAGTGTTCTGGGTATGGGCAAAGTGCGCAGCTCGTCCAGCATGACCGCCATTCTCGCAAACCCCCAGTTTGATTTCTCCGACACGTATTTCATCATCACCGGGTGCGGCGGCACGCCGCCCAGCGTTGGCACTGTGGCGTCCGTGTTCTGGGCAGACTACTTGGTGGACTACGATCTCGGGCACCGTTGGGGCGCAGGCGAAGTGCCTGAAGGCCAACCGCTGTTTTCCCTTCGCAAGGGATATGAAGCTGTTCGCACGATCACAATCAATCCCGAGCTGGTGAAGCGCGCCTTTGAATTGACCAAAGACACGCCGTTGAAGGACTCCGAAATGTCCCAGAAATATCGTCAGAAATACCCTCAGAAAACGGCACAACGGACACCGTTCGTTGGCGTGGGCACGCATGTGGCAAGCGATACGTTTTTCCACGGCCCGACCCTGTCCAAGGAAGCGCAATACGTCTGTGACGTCAACAACGCCGGCACCTACATCATCACCGAAATGGAAGGCGTTGCCGTTGGGTACGTCATCAAGAAGTTCGGCCATGGCGACCGGGTGCTGAGCCTGCGCACGGCAGTAAACTTCGATCAGGGGAACCCCAATGAGACCACGCTGGAACATCTCGATCCGGCTCCGGGCAACTACCCCGGCGGCTTTTCGACCGGCATTCGAAACACCTATGACGTCGGTTCCGTTTTCGTGAACGAAGTTGTCAGCCACTGGTCCGAATGGAAAGACGGCGTCCCCGCCAAATAA
- a CDS encoding methylated-DNA--[protein]-cysteine S-methyltransferase, translating into MEDTAFDSEEYDRIERAILFIEDNFTSQPSLEAIAASVNLSKFHFNRLFKRWAGVSPLQFQQYMTLEYTKHKLAQARSVLEAAHDVGLSGPGRLHDLFVNFEAMTPGEYKKQGRGLTITYGFGPSPFGECLLATTPRGICSLGFVQHGDRQDVMQQLFDQWPGAMFTEDGQAISLVLDQVFNRDAHDASRSLNLVVKGTNFQVNVWKALLAIQEGAVVSYQDVATSIGKPKAFRAVASAIARNPIGYLIPCHRVISKAGRIHHYRWGHARKSAMVGWEAAVTRDISRER; encoded by the coding sequence ATGGAAGACACTGCATTTGACTCGGAAGAGTATGACCGAATAGAACGCGCCATTCTATTTATTGAAGACAATTTCACGTCGCAACCGAGCCTTGAAGCGATTGCGGCCAGTGTGAATTTGAGTAAATTCCATTTCAACAGATTATTCAAACGTTGGGCCGGGGTAAGCCCCCTTCAATTTCAGCAATACATGACGCTTGAATATACGAAACACAAACTTGCCCAGGCTCGGAGCGTGTTGGAGGCTGCCCACGATGTCGGATTGTCCGGTCCCGGGCGGTTGCATGATCTGTTCGTGAATTTTGAGGCCATGACCCCCGGAGAATACAAGAAACAGGGACGTGGTCTGACGATTACCTACGGTTTTGGCCCTTCTCCTTTCGGGGAATGTCTGCTGGCAACAACGCCTCGCGGGATTTGCTCTCTTGGTTTCGTGCAGCATGGTGATCGACAGGATGTGATGCAGCAATTGTTCGACCAGTGGCCGGGTGCCATGTTCACGGAGGATGGGCAGGCCATCTCTCTGGTGCTCGATCAGGTCTTCAACCGAGACGCGCACGATGCGTCCCGTTCTTTGAACCTGGTCGTCAAGGGGACGAATTTTCAGGTGAATGTGTGGAAAGCACTACTGGCCATTCAGGAAGGGGCTGTCGTCTCCTATCAGGATGTCGCCACCTCCATTGGCAAACCAAAGGCGTTTCGGGCGGTTGCATCGGCCATTGCCAGAAATCCGATCGGATACCTGATTCCGTGTCATCGGGTTATTTCAAAAGCCGGTCGTATTCATCACTATCGGTGGGGACACGCCCGGAAAAGTGCCATGGTTGGCTGGGAAGCCGCTGTCACGCGAGATATCTCTCGGGAGCGATGA
- a CDS encoding arylsulfatase, which produces MKKKTLCSLMCLFFVWGLFGSLAFAKSQQPNILIILTDDVGILNVEAYHRGLMSSRTPNIDRLADEGMLFTDYYSQPSCTAGRSAMITGQLPVRTGLHSVGLPGGPVGLHPDTPTLPELLKELGYTTGQFGKNHLGDRDEFLPTMHGFDEFWGWLYHLNAMEYTTDPEFPKGEAGAPFAPRNVIHAWATSDGKQTIEDDGPLPPKRMKTLDDEVNKHTLTFIRDAVDKKKPFFVWYCPSRGHVWTHLSPKYEAQLGQEGQGLQEVVMKDLDDHVGEILDELDTLDIAENTIVIFTADNGPEIMTWPDGGMTPFRGEKGTTWEGGVRVPMLLRWPEKVAAGAVSNGLFDGLDLLPTLVAAAGGPSDLREKMQKGYKKHTAYLDGYNQLPMLTGSGESTRKEIIYYERATLQAVRYGNWKAHFVVQNHGWAGAKEKLNAPLLFNLRQDPLERTAEESGMYLRWMGQKMWAFGPAQMIVKKHLETFKDWPPISAAAQQNVENLSSTLENEGGVGQ; this is translated from the coding sequence ATGAAGAAAAAAACGCTTTGCTCCCTGATGTGCCTTTTTTTCGTGTGGGGACTATTCGGTTCTCTCGCCTTTGCGAAATCACAACAGCCGAATATCCTCATCATTCTGACGGATGATGTCGGTATCCTCAATGTTGAAGCCTACCATCGCGGGTTGATGAGCAGCCGAACGCCAAATATCGACAGACTCGCCGATGAAGGCATGTTATTTACCGACTATTATTCACAGCCAAGTTGCACGGCCGGTCGATCCGCCATGATTACCGGCCAGCTCCCTGTCCGCACCGGTCTCCATTCCGTGGGCCTCCCGGGCGGTCCTGTCGGTCTGCATCCCGACACCCCGACACTCCCGGAACTGCTCAAGGAACTGGGGTACACAACCGGACAGTTCGGCAAAAACCACCTGGGAGACCGGGACGAATTTCTCCCGACAATGCACGGATTCGACGAATTCTGGGGATGGCTCTACCACCTCAACGCCATGGAATACACAACTGACCCCGAGTTTCCAAAAGGGGAGGCCGGGGCACCATTTGCTCCGCGCAACGTGATTCACGCATGGGCGACATCCGACGGAAAACAGACAATTGAAGATGACGGTCCACTGCCCCCCAAACGCATGAAAACACTCGATGATGAGGTCAACAAGCACACCCTCACTTTCATCAGAGATGCCGTGGACAAAAAGAAACCGTTCTTCGTATGGTATTGTCCCTCGCGAGGCCACGTCTGGACGCACCTTTCTCCCAAGTATGAAGCCCAACTCGGTCAGGAAGGGCAGGGCTTGCAGGAAGTCGTGATGAAGGACCTGGATGATCATGTCGGGGAAATACTCGATGAACTCGACACGCTTGATATCGCCGAAAACACCATCGTCATCTTCACCGCAGACAACGGCCCTGAAATCATGACCTGGCCCGATGGCGGCATGACTCCGTTCCGGGGAGAAAAGGGCACGACCTGGGAAGGTGGCGTCCGGGTTCCCATGCTCCTTCGCTGGCCTGAAAAAGTGGCTGCCGGGGCTGTTTCCAATGGGTTATTCGACGGTCTCGACCTCCTGCCGACACTGGTTGCCGCAGCGGGTGGTCCGTCAGACCTTCGGGAAAAAATGCAAAAGGGATATAAAAAACACACGGCATATCTCGATGGATACAACCAACTTCCCATGCTCACCGGGTCCGGTGAATCCACTCGAAAAGAAATCATCTATTACGAACGAGCCACGCTTCAAGCGGTCCGTTATGGCAATTGGAAAGCCCATTTCGTTGTCCAGAATCATGGTTGGGCAGGGGCCAAGGAAAAACTCAACGCACCATTGTTGTTCAATCTGCGACAGGACCCTCTGGAACGGACCGCTGAAGAATCAGGGATGTACCTCCGCTGGATGGGACAAAAGATGTGGGCCTTTGGTCCGGCGCAAATGATCGTGAAAAAACATCTGGAAACATTCAAGGACTGGCCACCGATATCCGCTGCCGCACAACAGAATGTCGAGAATCTCAGCAGCACCCTTGAAAATGAAGGGGGCGTTGGCCAGTAG